The DNA region GGTGGCGGGGCCGGCGAAGGTGGCGGCGGCGGCGAGGGCGGCGGCGGTGAGGCGGTGGGCGAGGCGGCGAGAGAGGGTCATGGGGGATTGCACGCACCACGTCGCCGCCGGGTCTGGCCTGCGGTAAGAACGTCGGATGCTCGATCTGTCCGGCTGGGAGCCGCTGACCGTGCCGGTCGCCGGCGACCTGCGCGACGCCAGCCGCGAGCAAGCGGCGGCCGCGTTCGCGGCCCTGCACGACGCCCGCGCCCAGCGGATCGCGGCCTTGACCGCGCTGGCCGCGCGCCACGACGTCGCGCTGGCCGGCGACGACGCCGCCGAGCGCCTGGGCGCGTGGCTGGTGACCGCCGCGGCGGCGGCGGGCCCCGAGGCGATCGGCGGCGCGGTCTGGACCGGGCTCGCGGCCGACGTGACCCTGTGGCTGGGCGAGCGCGTGATCGCGGCCAGCGGCGGCGCGCTGCGCTGGGACCTGTACACCGCGCACAAGAAGGCCACGGGCTACCAGCGCGCGGTGCTGGTCGGGTTCGCCGGCGTCGACGACCCGCGCTACTACGTCGACCTCGCGCACTTCGTCGCGAGCTGGCTCGAGCTGGCGCTGCGCCGACGCCCGGCCCGGCCCGACTTCCTGGCGGTGATCGCCCGCACCACGCTGGCCGACGCGGGGCCGCGATGATCGGCCTGGTGCTGTCGTGCGAGCACGCGTCGTGGACGCTGCCCCCCGGCGTCGACCTCGGCGTCGACGACGACGCGCTGCGCGGCCAGGCCAGCTGGGATCCGGGCGCGTTCGCGATCGCCGCCGACCTCGGGCGCGGCCTGGGCCTGGCGGTCCACACCGGCGCGTTCTCGCGGATGTGGGTCGATCTCAACCGCGCGGCCGATCACGCCGACGCGGTCCCGCGGGTCAGCTACGGCCAGCCAGTGCCGGGCAACGCCGCGCTGACCGACGCCGACCGCGCCGCGCGCCTGGCCACCTACCACGCGCCGTACTGGGCCGCGGTCGAGCGCGACGTGCGCGGGCGCCTGCGCTCGATCGGCGCGTGCCTGCACCTGTCGTCGCACAGCTTCGATCCCGCCCTCGATCCCGAGCGCCGGCGCTTCGACCTGGGCGTGCTCTACGATCCCGCCCACGCGTTCGAGGCCGCCCTGGCCGAGCGGATGCAGTTCGGCCTACGCGCGGCCGGGTTCGCGGTCCGCGCCAACCAGCCCTACGGCGGCACCGGCCCGGCGCTGTGCACGTCGCTGCGCGAGCGCCTGGTGCCGGCGCGCTACGCCGGCATCGAGCTCGAGACCTCGCACGCGCTGGTCGACACGCCCGACGGCTGCGCCCGGGTCGCGGCCGCGCTGCTGCCGCTGCTCGACGAGCTCCGGACGACCGGCTGAGCGCGCGCTCGGCCTCAGCGCGCCGGGCCCCAGGTCCCCAGGAACACCTCGAGGAGGGCGCCCACGTCCTCGGGCGCCGCCTGGCACGCGCACGCGACCTGCGCCGGCGCGAACCGCGTGCGCAGGCAAGGGCCCGCGCGTGAACAACTCGGTCGGTCTCGCGGCCGATCCATCCCGGCTGGCTGCGTTGCCGGCTCCGGTCCTCGGGTCACGTCCAACGAGGACGCTCCCCTCCGGTCCTCGCCGTCGCCTTGCCATCCGGGCGCCTCGTCCGCGATCCTCGATCGACTTGTTCACGCGCGGGCCCTGAGCGCGCTGGTCACCCTCGAGGTCGGCCACCCCGCGCGGCCCCTCGGCCGGCGTCACCAGGCGTCGTCGGACAGCGCCATCAGGCCCAGCTCGCCGCGCTCGATGATCCCGCGCGAGGTGCTGATGCCGGGCAGGATCTCGAGCGCGAAGAACCGCGCCGCCGCGACCTTGCCGTCGTAGAACGGCCGCTCGCGCTCGGGCGCGGTGGCCCGGGCCGCCAGCGCCACCCGCGCGTTCACGGTCAGGCGCCAGCCGATGATCAGCTCGGCGAGCGCGAACAGGATCCGGTTGCCGTGCAGGCCGACGTGGTACGGCGACTGCCCGAGCTTGCCGAGCATGCCCATGAAGATCGCGCCGACGTCGGCGGCGGCCTGCGTGAGCGCGGCGCCCTCGGTGGCCAGCTCGGCCGGCAGCCCGGCCACGTCGGCGGCGAGGTCGGCCATCACCGCCTGCAGCGCCGCGCCGCGATCGCGGCCGACCTTGCGGAAGAACAGGTCGAGCGCCTGGATGTGGGTCGTGCCCTCGTAGAGCGTGTCGATCTTCTGATCGCGGATGTACTGCTCGATCGGGTAGTCGCTGCAGTAGCCCGAGCCGCCGAAGCACTGCAGGCTGACGCCGAGCAGCTCGAAGACCTTCTCCGACGCGTAGCCCTTGCACAGCGGCAGCAGCAGATCGTTGCGGGCGTCGAGGGCCTTGGCGTCGGCCGTGCCGTAGCCGCCGGCCAGCATGACCCGATCCTGGACGTGCGCGGTGTAGAGGATCAGCGCGCGCAGGCCCTCGGCGAAGGACTTCTGCAGCATGAGCATCCGGCGCACGTCGGGGTGGCGGATGATCTCGACCCGGGGCGCGGTCTTGTCGGCGGCCCGCGCCAGATCGGCGCCCTGCTTGCGGATGCGGGTGTAGGCCAGGGCGTTGCCGTACGCGGTCGACAGCGCCGCCATCGACTTGGTCGCGACGCCCATGCGCGCGTACTCGATGACGTGGAACATCTGGGCGATGCCCTCGCGGACGTTGCCGACCAGGAGGCCGCGGCACGGCGTCGTCGCGCCCAGCGTCAGCTCGCACGTGGCCGAGCCCTTGATGCCCATCTTGTGCTCGACGTTGGTGACGACCGCGCCGTTGCGGGCGCCGAGCGAGCCGTCGGCCTCGACCCAGAACTTGGGCACCAGGAACATGCCCAGGCCCTTGGTGCCGGGCGGCGCGCCCTCGGGCCGGGCCAGCACCAGGTGGAGGATGTTCTCGGGCTGATCGAAGTCGCCGTTGGTGATGAAGCGCTTGACGCCCTCGAGGTGGTACTCGTCGCCGCCGACGTGGACGGCCTTGGTCGTGCCGGCGCCGACGTCGGAGCCGGCGTCGGGCTCGGTCAGCACCATCGTGCCGCCCCACTGCCGGTCGAGGAGGTTGCGCAGGTAGCGCGCCTTCTGCGCCTCGGTGCCGAGCTCGTCGACGACCTTGGCGTGGAAGTTCCCCAGCAGGTAGAAGGTCAGGGCCGGGTTGGCGCCCGACAGGAGCTCGAAGGCGGCCCAGGCCACCGACGGCGGCGCGCCGTAGCCGCCGAGGTGCTCGGGCAGCTCGAGCTTGTTCCAGCCGTCCTGGTAGTAGGCGCGCAGGGCCGCGGTGAAGCTGGCCGGCAGGGTCACGGCGCCGGCGCCGTCGAAGGTCAGGCCGACGGTGTCGCCCTCGACGAAGCAGCTCGCGAACTGGGTCTGGGCGAACTCGGCGAGGCCCTCGAGCGAGGCCCGGGCGCTGTCGGCGTCGAACGACGCGAACGGTCCGTGCCCGAGCACGTCTCGGTCGATGCCGAGGACCTCGAACAGGTTGAAGAAGACGTCCTTGAGGTTGGGGATGTAGTGGCTCGGCGCGGTCATCGCGTCGGCAGTCTACTCCGCGTCACGGCGTCGGGCAGCCGGGGATGAGCGGATCGAGCGCGAGCAGCTGCGGGGTCAGGGTGGTGGTGAGGCCGCCGGCCCGGACCGCGAACTGCGAGTTCCGGGTCCAGCACGGCGCGGCGCCGACGGCGCCGGTGATGATCATCGCGTGCTGGCCGGCCAGGACGTCGGTGGCGGTGACGTCCTGATCGGTCGCGATGCAGCCGTAGCTGGCGCCGGCGCAGTCGCTGACGTAGGTGCCGGCCGGCTGGCTGGCGCCGGCGGCGATCGCGAAGGTGGTCGGCACGCACGCGCCCGAGCCGTCGCGCAGCTCGAGGGTCGTGGCCGTGATGCCGGCGCCCTGCATCGCGACGTCGGTGCAGTTGCCGTTCGTGCCGGTCGAGATGCGGAACACCAGGGTCCCGGTCGGCTCGACGTCGAACGCGATCGGACCGATCGCCGTGACCTGGCCCGACTTGACCTCGACGTCGCGCATGATCTCGGGGCCATCGAGGAGCCCGCCGCCGGTGACCGACACCCGCACGTCGTAGAGGCCGATCTCCAGGGGGCGGGTCGTGCCGCTGCCGGTGGCGCAGCTCCAGCCGTCGACCTCGCCGAACGCGGCCCCGACCGGGATCAGCTCGGCCGTGACCCCGGTGGCGCCGACCGACCCGCAGGTCTGGGGCGCCCCGGCGTGGGCCAGCATCCAGGTGATCGAGATCTGGCCGGGCGCCGCGGCGTCGATGGGCAACCGCGCGTCCGGCAGGCCGACGTCGTCGCTACAGCCGACGCTCGCCACCACGATCGCGACCACGAACACGAGACCAGCGCGCATGCGCCGCAGGATACACCCGCGGCCGGCCCGTGCGCCCCGACCCGCGCAGGTCAGGTCACGTCAGGTCACGTCGCGGGCAGGTCAGGCCACGTCGCGTCAGGGCAGATCAGCGTCGTAGGCATTTCGGTCGAGCACCGAGCTACGCGCCGGGAGGCTCGCGTCCTGGATGGGAGGCTCGGCGGGGCTTGCCCCTCGAGATGCCTGGCTGGTCCGGACGAGACCTCGGACGTCCGGCGCACCCCCTGCACCTGCCTGGCGACCAACCCTCGGGGACTCAAGCCAGCGTCTTGTGCATGCGGACGAGGTGACACGGCTGCGTGGCCAGGCCCTGGTCGAACGGCGCGGTGCCGACCTCGCGGTAGCCCTGGCTCTTGTACCAGGGGCCCAGCTCCTGGCGCAGGTTGACGATCGCGAGCTCGGCGGCGGTGCAGCCGACCGCGACGCACAGCGCCTCGGCCACCGCGACCAGCCGCCGGCCCAGGCCCCGGCCCTGGCAGTCGGGCGCGACCGCCAGGACGCCGATCGTGCCGCGATCGTCGTCGATGCGGACGTAGACCGCGGCGACCAGCTCGCCGTTGGCGCCGTCGAGCACGAGGAAGTGACCGCGCTCGCGCTGGGCGGTGAGCTGGTCGACGTCGGTGCGCTCGCCCGCGACGAACGACCGCTCGACCGCGTAGGCGCGGTTGATGAGCCGGGCCAGCGCCGGCAGATCGACCGGCTGGGCCCGCCGGACGCTCGGCGACACCGCTCGCGCCCCCGGCAGCGGACCGCGGCCAGCGCGGGCCATCGGAGTGCGAGAGATCGCGGACGGCAGCGCGAGATCGATCATCGCGCGGTCAGTACCACATGGGTCCGACAGTCACGCGCGCGCGATCACTGCGCGCAGCTCGGTCCGCCGCTGCGCAGCGTGGTCGGCGTGCCGATCGCCGGCGCCGCCAGGTAGCTCGCCACCGACGCGTCGTCGCGCAGGTGCCGCTCGAACCACGCGGTCGTCACGCGGAAGGTGATCGTGTGGACCGTGGCCTCGGGGGTCTGGCCGTTCGAGCACGCGAAGCACGCGAGGCCGCAGCTCGCGCGGTCGCCGATCCAGTCCATGTGATCGGCCATGCCGATCGTCACCTCGAGCGCGGTCGGGGCGTTGCACGCCGCGTTGTAGAACTGGGTGTAGTTGTCGGCCGCGGGCGCGCAGGACATCCCGCCGAGCCCGCCCGACGCGTCGGTGGTCTCGCCCAGCACCGCCAGCGGTACGCGCAGGTTGCCCATCAGCTCGGGCGTCACCGACGTCGAGCCGTCGTTGCCGAACGGCGGCAGCGCGTCGACCGGATCCCAGCCGACCACGGCCTTGACCCGCGGGTCGAGGATCGCGGCGTTGATGCTGACCTTGCCGCCGAGCGAGTGCCCGGCGACGCCGACGCGCGCGGCGTCGATCCGCGCGGCCAGGCCGCTGGCGGCGCCGGTGGCCCAGTCGATCACCCGGCCGACCTCGGCGGCCTTGGCCTGGTGGTTCCCGCTGCCCGCGTAGTCGCGGGTGACCACGACGTAGCCCCACGTGGCGAGGTGCTCGCAGTAGATCTGGTACTGCGCCCGCGCGAGCTGGTAGCCGGGCGAGATGACGACCAGCGGGAACGGCCCGGGCGCCGGGGTCGCGCCGTCGGTCGACGGCGCGCACACCGTGCCGGCGATCGTGCCGCTCGCGACCGGGATCGAGACCGAGGCGGTCACCAGCGCGCGGTACGTGCCGGGCAGGCCCGGGTCGCGGGCCCCGCTGGCGTCGGGGCCGGGGCCGGGCGCGTCGGGCGCGGTGCCGCCATCGGGATCGAGCGCGCCGTCGGGGGAGACCGCGGCGTCAGGGCCAGGGACGTCGTCGCCGCTGCCGCCGCCGCCGCAGGCGAGCATGGACGTGAGCGACGCGAGCACGGCGAGCTTGGTCATCGATGGCTCCGGGGCGAGGGCGGACGGACGGGTGCGGGTGCAGGGGGCGAGGTCGGCCGCGCGACCGCGCGCAGCTCGTCGATGACCAGCTTGGCGCGCATCGCGACGACGAGACGCTCGCCGAGCCGGGTGGCGTCCCGGGCGATCTCGTCGAGCGGCCGCGGCGGCAGCGCCGAGCCGGCCAGGACCCGGGCGCGGAACAGGTCGAGCTCGGTCCGCACCAGCGCGCGCACCGCGCCGGCGTACGGGCCGAGGATCGCCATCGGGAACAGATCGCCGAGGCCGCGCGCGCGGGTCTCGTCGATGACCTCGAGCAGCTCGAGGTCGGCGCCGCGGTAGACCCCGTCGGCGTCAGGCGTGGCCAGGCCGGCCTCGACCAGGCCGGCGAGCTCGCCGTCGGAGATCGCCAGGGTCGCGAGCACCTCGGCGGTCGTGCGGGCCGCGGGGTCGTGGCCGCGCCGGGCCTGGGCGTCGCTGGCGCCGGCGCGGATCGCGGGCTCGAGCTCGCCGAGGTGCCGGCGCAGCGCGGCGTCGGCGTCGGCGCGGACCGCGGCCGAGGGCGCGGGCTCGAGGATCTCGTGGATCAGCTTGAGCGGCAGGAACCGACGGGTCTGGAGGTCCTTGATCGCGCGGACCCGCTCGGCCAGCCGGGGATCGTAGTAGGCCATGTTGCGGCTGGTGCGCGCGCTCGGGCGCGGCAGCAGGCCCTCGCGCATGTAGTGCTTGATCGTCGCCGCCGGCACGCCGGCCTGCCGCGCGAGATCCGAGATGCGCACCAGCGCGGGCGGCGGCGCAGCGCGGGTCGCCGGCGCGCGGGTCGCGCGCGGCGCAGCGGAGGAGGAAGAGAACGTGGCCCGGCCTTCGCGCCCAGGTTGGGTCGGGGGAGCAAGACGAGCGCGGGACCGGGCCACGGCCGGAACCTACGCGGAAGCCCGGACGGCCGAAAGTAGAAAGTTCGACTTTCCACTATCCGGACCCGACCGCGAGCGCGAACCGCGCGCCGCAGCCCGACGGCCCTACCCCGCCGCGGCCGCAGCCTCGACGGCGTCGTCGCCCGCGCGCGGCTGGTGACCGCGGCCCGCCGCGCCCAGCCGGGCCACAGGACCGCGGCCGCCGCGAGGACGAACAGTCGCCGACCGCTGTGGTGCGCTGCGCTCACGGCGATGAAACAATCGTCACGCTCGTGCGTCCTACGTTCACGATGTCCAAGCGCCTCGCGTTGCTGTTCGGGATCGTCGGCGCCCTCGCGTGCCGCGGCGAGGCCCGCGGCCAGCCCCAGGGGCGCCCCGCCGACCGGTCGGCCCCGACCGCCCGACCCGCGCCGCCCCAGGCGACGACCGCCGCGGTCGGCCGGGCCGACGCCCGCGGGCGCGTGGTCGCGGTCGGCATCGCCTCGCGGATCGGTGACGCTGGCGCCGCCGACGCCACGCCCAAGCGCGCGCGCGCCGACCAGGCGGTCACGCTGTACGCGGTGGTCGAGGTCGACGACGGCGGCGCCCGCGTGATCTACGCCGACGCGCCGCGGCTCACGTGGGGCAAGCGCACGTTCGCGCCGCGGCCGCTGGCCGAGGCCCCGGCCCTGACCCTGGCGTGGGCCAAGATCGAGCCGACCGAGGCCAACCTGTCGAACACCGCGTCGGGCTCGTTCCGCTACGAGGCCATCCCCTACGCGGCGACGCCGCTGCCCGCGCGCGGCGGGGCGCTGTCCGCCGACGTGCACCCGACGCTCACGCCCGATCACGGCCACGGGCTCGGCACCATGCGCTACCAGGTGACCGCGACCCAGGGCGATCACACCGTCGCCAGCCCCGGCGTCGAGGCCCGCCGCACCCGCGCCGCTGGCGGCCTGCGCGACGACGTCCACCGCGTCACCGTGCGCAAGGACGACACGTTCATCGGCTACCTGACCGAGATGTTCGGGCAGCCGTACATCTGGGCCTCGGCCGGCCCCAGCGACGGCGCGCAC from Myxococcales bacterium includes:
- a CDS encoding N-formylglutamate amidohydrolase — encoded protein: MIGLVLSCEHASWTLPPGVDLGVDDDALRGQASWDPGAFAIAADLGRGLGLAVHTGAFSRMWVDLNRAADHADAVPRVSYGQPVPGNAALTDADRAARLATYHAPYWAAVERDVRGRLRSIGACLHLSSHSFDPALDPERRRFDLGVLYDPAHAFEAALAERMQFGLRAAGFAVRANQPYGGTGPALCTSLRERLVPARYAGIELETSHALVDTPDGCARVAAALLPLLDELRTTG
- a CDS encoding acyl-CoA dehydrogenase, with product MTAPSHYIPNLKDVFFNLFEVLGIDRDVLGHGPFASFDADSARASLEGLAEFAQTQFASCFVEGDTVGLTFDGAGAVTLPASFTAALRAYYQDGWNKLELPEHLGGYGAPPSVAWAAFELLSGANPALTFYLLGNFHAKVVDELGTEAQKARYLRNLLDRQWGGTMVLTEPDAGSDVGAGTTKAVHVGGDEYHLEGVKRFITNGDFDQPENILHLVLARPEGAPPGTKGLGMFLVPKFWVEADGSLGARNGAVVTNVEHKMGIKGSATCELTLGATTPCRGLLVGNVREGIAQMFHVIEYARMGVATKSMAALSTAYGNALAYTRIRKQGADLARAADKTAPRVEIIRHPDVRRMLMLQKSFAEGLRALILYTAHVQDRVMLAGGYGTADAKALDARNDLLLPLCKGYASEKVFELLGVSLQCFGGSGYCSDYPIEQYIRDQKIDTLYEGTTHIQALDLFFRKVGRDRGAALQAVMADLAADVAGLPAELATEGAALTQAAADVGAIFMGMLGKLGQSPYHVGLHGNRILFALAELIIGWRLTVNARVALAARATAPERERPFYDGKVAAARFFALEILPGISTSRGIIERGELGLMALSDDAW
- a CDS encoding GNAT family N-acetyltransferase: MSPSVRRAQPVDLPALARLINRAYAVERSFVAGERTDVDQLTAQRERGHFLVLDGANGELVAAVYVRIDDDRGTIGVLAVAPDCQGRGLGRRLVAVAEALCVAVGCTAAELAIVNLRQELGPWYKSQGYREVGTAPFDQGLATQPCHLVRMHKTLA
- a CDS encoding alpha/beta hydrolase → MTKLAVLASLTSMLACGGGGSGDDVPGPDAAVSPDGALDPDGGTAPDAPGPGPDASGARDPGLPGTYRALVTASVSIPVASGTIAGTVCAPSTDGATPAPGPFPLVVISPGYQLARAQYQIYCEHLATWGYVVVTRDYAGSGNHQAKAAEVGRVIDWATGAASGLAARIDAARVGVAGHSLGGKVSINAAILDPRVKAVVGWDPVDALPPFGNDGSTSVTPELMGNLRVPLAVLGETTDASGGLGGMSCAPAADNYTQFYNAACNAPTALEVTIGMADHMDWIGDRASCGLACFACSNGQTPEATVHTITFRVTTAWFERHLRDDASVASYLAAPAIGTPTTLRSGGPSCAQ
- a CDS encoding MerR family transcriptional regulator, which codes for MARSRARLAPPTQPGREGRATFSSSSAAPRATRAPATRAAPPPALVRISDLARQAGVPAATIKHYMREGLLPRPSARTSRNMAYYDPRLAERVRAIKDLQTRRFLPLKLIHEILEPAPSAAVRADADAALRRHLGELEPAIRAGASDAQARRGHDPAARTTAEVLATLAISDGELAGLVEAGLATPDADGVYRGADLELLEVIDETRARGLGDLFPMAILGPYAGAVRALVRTELDLFRARVLAGSALPPRPLDEIARDATRLGERLVVAMRAKLVIDELRAVARPTSPPAPAPVRPPSPRSHR